From the Alkalibacter rhizosphaerae genome, one window contains:
- the queA gene encoding tRNA preQ1(34) S-adenosylmethionine ribosyltransferase-isomerase QueA, with product MKTSDFYYELPQERIAQHPLEKRDDSKLLVVDRKTGHMEHQRFYNIIDHLNMGDVLLLNDTRVLPARLFGKNTKREGVVEILLLKRLSADRWEVMVKPGKKARPKDIITFGEILSGEILSIEEDGLRIMEFHYNGIFENILDDLGHMPLPPYIHEHLEDRERYQTVYSKETGSAAAPTAGLHFTPELLEAIRNKDVKICTITLHVGIGTFRPVKVDKLEEHKMHSEYYELGEETAAILNEAKASGSRIICVGTTSVRTLESVAKNGFPLVPSSGWTDIFIYPPYEFKGADGLITNFHLPESTLLMLVSAFSTREIILHAYQEAVDREYRFFSFGDSMFIR from the coding sequence ATGAAAACATCGGATTTTTATTATGAGTTGCCCCAGGAGCGGATCGCCCAGCATCCCTTGGAGAAAAGGGACGATTCCAAGCTGCTGGTGGTGGACCGAAAGACCGGTCATATGGAACACCAGCGTTTCTACAACATCATCGATCATTTGAACATGGGGGACGTCCTTCTTCTCAACGACACCCGGGTCCTTCCTGCCCGATTGTTCGGCAAGAACACGAAACGGGAAGGGGTGGTGGAGATCCTTCTTTTGAAGCGACTTTCTGCAGACCGGTGGGAAGTGATGGTCAAACCCGGGAAAAAGGCAAGACCCAAGGACATCATCACTTTTGGGGAGATCCTTTCCGGCGAAATATTGTCCATTGAAGAGGACGGACTTCGCATCATGGAGTTTCACTATAATGGTATATTTGAGAACATCCTGGATGATCTGGGTCACATGCCCTTGCCACCTTACATCCACGAGCATTTGGAAGATCGGGAACGCTACCAGACGGTCTATTCCAAAGAAACAGGATCTGCGGCGGCACCCACAGCCGGTCTTCACTTTACCCCGGAACTTTTAGAAGCCATACGAAATAAAGACGTAAAGATCTGCACTATCACTCTTCACGTAGGCATCGGCACCTTCCGACCGGTAAAAGTGGACAAGCTGGAAGAACACAAGATGCATTCCGAGTACTATGAACTGGGGGAGGAAACAGCTGCCATCCTCAACGAAGCGAAAGCTTCCGGAAGTCGCATCATCTGTGTGGGGACCACTTCGGTGCGAACCTTGGAAAGCGTGGCAAAAAACGGTTTTCCATTGGTCCCATCCAGTGGCTGGACGGATATTTTCATTTATCCACCTTATGAATTCAAAGGGGCCGACGGCCTCATCACCAATTTTCACCTGCCGGAATCCACGCTGCTCATGCTGGTTTCCGCATTTTCCACCAGGGAGATCATCCTGCATGCCTACCAGGAAGCAGTGGACCGGGAATACCGGTTTTTCAGCTTTGGAGACAGCATGTTCATTCGATAG
- the ruvB gene encoding Holliday junction branch migration DNA helicase RuvB yields the protein MTEATKTDVDMETSLRPKRLTEYIGQEKVKEKMNIFIQAAKERNETLDHLLLYGPPGLGKTTLANIIANEMGVKIRITSGPAVEKPGDLAAILTGLNHGDVLFIDEIHRLNRNIEEILYPAMEDYVIDIIVGKGPGAKSIRLELPPFTLIGATTRAGLLTSPLRDRFGIINRLEIYNKEQLTQIILRSAQILDVPMDQGGAMEMAGRSRGTPRIANRLLKRVRDYAQIRSDGTIDKETAKMALDLLEVDEIGLDEVDRKMLTSIMVKFSGGPVGLDTLAATIDEEKTTIEDVYEPYLLQLGFLKRTPRGRVATRLAYQHMGIAMDSEAISFFDKEIK from the coding sequence ATGACGGAAGCCACAAAAACCGATGTGGACATGGAAACCAGCCTTCGACCAAAACGGCTTACGGAGTATATCGGTCAGGAGAAGGTCAAGGAAAAAATGAACATCTTCATACAGGCTGCAAAAGAGAGAAACGAGACCCTGGATCATCTGCTCCTTTACGGACCTCCAGGGTTGGGGAAAACCACTCTGGCCAACATCATCGCCAACGAGATGGGAGTCAAGATCCGCATCACTTCGGGCCCGGCCGTAGAAAAACCGGGAGACCTGGCCGCCATCCTGACCGGCTTGAACCATGGGGATGTCCTCTTCATCGATGAGATCCACCGCCTCAACCGAAACATCGAAGAGATCTTGTATCCGGCCATGGAGGATTATGTCATCGACATCATTGTGGGAAAAGGACCGGGAGCCAAATCCATACGCCTGGAGTTGCCGCCCTTCACCCTGATCGGTGCCACCACCAGGGCTGGACTTCTAACATCGCCTCTGCGGGATCGTTTTGGCATTATCAACCGATTGGAGATCTACAACAAGGAACAGTTGACCCAGATCATCCTGCGAAGCGCCCAGATCTTGGATGTGCCCATGGATCAAGGAGGAGCCATGGAAATGGCGGGTCGCTCCCGGGGAACGCCCCGGATCGCCAACCGGCTCTTGAAGCGGGTCCGTGATTATGCCCAGATCCGAAGCGATGGGACCATCGACAAGGAAACGGCAAAAATGGCCCTGGATCTGCTGGAAGTGGATGAGATCGGCCTGGATGAAGTGGACCGAAAGATGCTCACCAGCATCATGGTCAAATTTTCCGGAGGACCTGTTGGTCTTGATACCCTGGCAGCCACCATCGACGAAGAAAAAACGACCATCGAAGATGTGTATGAACCATACCTGCTCCAGTTGGGATTCCTCAAGCGGACACCCAGAGGACGGGTCGCCACCAGGCTGGCCTATCAGCACATGGGGATCGCCATGGATTCGGAAGCCATCAGTTTTTTTGACAAGGAGATAAAATAA
- the ruvA gene encoding Holliday junction branch migration protein RuvA: MYEYIIGNITDFTEDRLVLETNHIGYSILVPVTTLANMQGVKDKVKIYIHQHVREDEISLYGFGSKEERRLFRDLIGISGIGPKAAMGILSSFTLDQFIGYLNASDEKAISTAPGIGKKTANRLILELKDKYKHHLSTSDGNTGSSATASTAKEAVEALEALAYSYSEALQMVEFVYIDGMELQDVIKKALAVRASYDQ; encoded by the coding sequence GTGTACGAATACATCATTGGAAACATAACGGACTTTACGGAAGACCGTCTGGTCCTGGAAACAAATCACATCGGGTACAGCATCCTGGTCCCGGTCACCACCCTGGCCAACATGCAGGGGGTCAAGGACAAGGTGAAAATATACATCCACCAGCACGTGCGGGAAGACGAGATCTCCCTGTATGGGTTTGGTAGCAAAGAAGAACGCCGGCTTTTTCGGGATCTGATCGGCATCTCTGGCATCGGTCCGAAAGCGGCCATGGGGATCTTGTCCAGTTTCACATTGGATCAGTTCATCGGTTATTTGAATGCATCCGATGAAAAAGCCATATCAACAGCGCCGGGCATCGGAAAAAAGACGGCCAACCGGCTTATTTTGGAACTAAAGGACAAATACAAACACCATTTGTCCACCAGCGATGGCAACACCGGTTCGTCGGCAACGGCCAGTACCGCCAAAGAAGCCGTAGAGGCACTGGAAGCATTGGCATACAGCTACTCGGAAGCACTTCAGATGGTGGAGTTTGTCTATATCGACGGCATGGAGCTGCAGGATGTCATCAAAAAGGCGTTGGCGGTACGTGCATCGTACGATCAGTAG
- a CDS encoding YebC/PmpR family DNA-binding transcriptional regulator, translating to MSGHSKWSTIKHKKGKADAIKGKVYTKLSKAIAVAVREGGSDPEMNSRLRDAVAKAKANNMPNDNIDRAIKKGSGELGSTNYEEIIYEGYGPGGVAVIVEALTENKNRTAGDVRHAFDKNGGNLGTSGCVSFLFEKKGQIMIEKDDKVDEEELMLLAIDSGAEDMIAEEEGFEIITDPDAFDGVYKALEQAGYSFASAEVAMIPTTWTKLPEEDEKKMQKMLDMFDDNDDIQEVYHNWEEED from the coding sequence ATGTCAGGACATTCAAAATGGTCGACCATTAAACATAAAAAAGGCAAGGCGGACGCCATCAAGGGAAAAGTATACACGAAGCTGTCCAAAGCCATTGCGGTTGCCGTTCGAGAGGGCGGATCGGATCCGGAAATGAATTCCCGGCTTCGGGATGCCGTTGCCAAAGCAAAGGCAAACAACATGCCAAACGACAACATCGACCGTGCCATTAAAAAAGGAAGCGGGGAACTGGGTTCCACCAATTACGAGGAGATCATCTACGAAGGCTACGGCCCCGGCGGAGTGGCCGTGATCGTAGAGGCCCTTACGGAGAACAAGAATCGAACAGCAGGGGATGTGCGCCATGCATTCGACAAAAATGGAGGCAATCTGGGAACCAGTGGTTGTGTATCCTTCCTGTTTGAAAAAAAAGGCCAGATCATGATCGAAAAAGACGACAAGGTGGATGAAGAGGAGCTGATGCTGCTTGCCATCGACAGTGGGGCAGAGGATATGATCGCCGAAGAGGAAGGCTTTGAGATCATCACGGACCCGGATGCTTTTGACGGGGTCTACAAGGCATTGGAGCAGGCTGGCTACAGTTTTGCTTCCGCGGAAGTGGCCATGATCCCTACCACATGGACCAAGTTGCCGGAAGAAGACGAAAAAAAGATGCAGAAAATGCTGGACATGTTCGACGACAACGACGACATCCAGGAAGTCTACCACAACTGGGAAGAAGAGGATTAA
- a CDS encoding YigZ family protein, which produces MVEQYKTIREAVMVELVIKKSKFIGMCFPVSSVEEAEEIIHKIQKEHYKATHNTYAYVLEADASVFKYSDDGEPSLTAGKPMYDTIMGMGFTNVLVLVTRYFGGIKLGTGGLARAYGQSAKDALEAAVPVLMKRYQRVKLDVDYGLIGSLQHYLDKFDHQLAHIEYLEEVTFHIDVAVSQVGSFQEGIREMTSGQVLVEGSKEHYLPEA; this is translated from the coding sequence ATGGTTGAACAGTACAAGACCATCCGGGAAGCCGTCATGGTGGAACTGGTCATCAAAAAATCGAAGTTCATCGGCATGTGTTTTCCCGTCTCCTCCGTGGAGGAAGCGGAAGAGATCATCCATAAGATACAAAAGGAGCACTACAAGGCCACCCACAATACCTACGCATATGTTTTGGAGGCGGATGCTTCCGTCTTTAAATATTCCGACGACGGGGAACCATCCCTGACTGCAGGAAAGCCCATGTACGATACCATCATGGGCATGGGCTTCACCAACGTCCTGGTCCTGGTCACCCGATATTTCGGTGGGATCAAATTGGGGACCGGCGGTTTGGCACGAGCCTATGGTCAGAGCGCCAAGGATGCCCTGGAAGCCGCGGTACCGGTATTGATGAAGCGATACCAGAGGGTGAAGCTGGACGTCGATTATGGGCTGATCGGGAGCCTTCAGCATTATTTGGACAAATTTGACCATCAGCTGGCCCACATCGAGTATTTGGAGGAAGTCACATTTCACATCGATGTGGCGGTTTCCCAGGTGGGATCCTTTCAGGAAGGCATCCGGGAAATGACCAGCGGGCAGGTGTTGGTGGAAGGATCAAAAGAACATTATTTACCGGAAGCGTAA
- the hflX gene encoding GTPase HflX, whose product MIYGNIDGLKKSTLDQLEDLRGYRMEEGSYLDQETAAYLMEISLHINREVIIVTDKRNEILEVGVGDFRSASFPEVDYDKISGVKSFHTHPNGNPHLSDQDTSAMENLGFDLIGAIAQTEKGLLVGVGVLDAQDDGLLVRELGALNLRQLNRLDLDEFVQRTGKHKRHALTEVADEQERAILIGVHVKGKKDVMDVESSMVELAELAKTAGVVPVDVITQNKDRFDTAFYIGKGKLMEIRELIQIRDANIVLCNDELTAVQLRNMEMVLGVKIIDRTALILDIFASHARSGEGKLQVELAQLKYRLPRLMGMGKVLSRTGGGIGTRGPGEKKLETDRRAIYRQVHLLEKRLKDMESARKIQKSRRVKNEVPVVSLVGYTNAGKSTLFNRMSTSSVLAEDKLFATLDSTTRKIIVDDKEFLLSDTVGFIEKLPHDLVESFKSTLEEVKDADLILHVIDSANPNYLQQIRVVEEVLDSIGCTGKEMILVFNKIDKLEGKVVPDYEMVRGEKVMVSAKDGDKVDELMDLILGKIFGDLLEMTIKVPYTDTKYASYLHSLGVVKEETFEEDGVVLSVQISEKNKYLLEQGKSNG is encoded by the coding sequence ATGATTTATGGAAATATCGACGGTTTAAAAAAGAGCACACTGGACCAATTAGAAGATTTGCGGGGATACCGGATGGAGGAAGGTTCTTATCTGGATCAAGAGACGGCTGCCTATTTGATGGAAATCAGCCTCCACATCAACCGGGAGGTCATTATCGTTACAGACAAACGTAATGAGATCCTGGAAGTTGGCGTGGGGGATTTTCGAAGCGCCTCTTTCCCGGAAGTGGATTACGACAAGATCTCCGGGGTGAAGAGTTTTCACACCCATCCCAACGGCAATCCCCACTTGTCGGACCAGGATACCTCTGCTATGGAAAATCTCGGTTTTGACCTTATTGGAGCCATTGCCCAAACGGAGAAAGGGTTGTTGGTGGGCGTCGGCGTTTTGGATGCCCAGGACGACGGTCTCCTGGTTCGGGAGCTTGGAGCCTTAAACCTTCGCCAGCTCAACCGGCTGGACCTGGACGAATTCGTCCAGCGAACGGGGAAGCACAAGCGTCATGCACTGACGGAAGTGGCCGACGAACAGGAACGGGCCATCTTGATCGGTGTTCATGTCAAAGGCAAAAAAGATGTGATGGATGTGGAGTCGTCCATGGTGGAACTGGCGGAGCTGGCAAAAACCGCCGGGGTGGTGCCGGTGGATGTGATCACCCAGAACAAGGACCGGTTCGATACGGCTTTTTACATCGGAAAAGGCAAGCTGATGGAGATCCGGGAGCTGATCCAGATCCGGGATGCCAACATCGTTCTTTGCAACGATGAGCTGACGGCCGTGCAACTTCGAAACATGGAAATGGTCCTGGGTGTCAAGATCATCGACCGAACAGCATTGATCCTGGACATTTTTGCCAGTCATGCCAGATCCGGGGAAGGCAAGCTTCAGGTGGAGCTGGCTCAACTCAAATACCGGCTGCCAAGACTCATGGGCATGGGAAAAGTCCTGTCCCGTACCGGCGGAGGCATCGGGACAAGGGGACCTGGAGAGAAGAAGCTGGAGACGGACCGAAGGGCCATCTACCGGCAGGTACACCTGCTGGAAAAAAGGCTCAAAGACATGGAGTCGGCTCGAAAGATCCAAAAGAGCCGACGGGTGAAAAATGAAGTGCCCGTCGTTTCCCTGGTGGGGTATACCAATGCGGGAAAGAGCACCTTGTTCAACCGCATGTCCACCAGCAGCGTATTGGCGGAAGACAAGCTCTTTGCCACCCTGGACAGCACGACCCGAAAGATCATTGTGGACGACAAGGAATTTCTCCTGTCGGACACGGTGGGATTCATTGAAAAACTTCCCCATGATCTGGTGGAATCCTTTAAATCCACCTTGGAGGAAGTGAAGGATGCAGATCTGATCCTCCATGTCATCGACAGTGCCAACCCCAACTATCTTCAGCAGATCCGCGTGGTGGAAGAAGTGTTGGATTCCATCGGTTGCACCGGCAAGGAAATGATCCTGGTTTTCAACAAGATCGACAAGCTGGAGGGAAAGGTCGTACCGGATTATGAAATGGTCCGGGGGGAAAAAGTCATGGTCAGTGCCAAAGATGGAGACAAGGTGGATGAACTGATGGATCTGATCCTTGGAAAGATCTTTGGAGACCTGCTGGAAATGACCATCAAAGTGCCCTACACGGATACCAAGTATGCAAGTTATCTTCACAGCCTCGGTGTGGTGAAAGAGGAGACATTTGAAGAGGACGGCGTGGTTTTGTCCGTTCAGATCAGTGAAAAAAACAAATATTTGCTGGAACAGGGAAAAAGCAATGGTTGA
- a CDS encoding vWA domain-containing protein yields the protein MKKGLTELVFILDRSGSMGGLEEDTIGGYNALLEKQKKESGEAVLTTVLFDDHYELLHDRINLRGIAPITDKEYYVRGTTALLDAIGKTIHKIDNAQKHTAEEERAEHVMFVITTDGMENASREYTYDKIKYMIERQKTKYNWEFLFLGANMDAVDTAQRFGIDPDRAATYHADKEGTMLNYQVISETVSRIRSDKVIAKDWKKAIDKDFKKRGKN from the coding sequence ATGAAAAAAGGATTGACGGAACTGGTATTCATTTTGGATCGAAGCGGATCCATGGGGGGATTGGAAGAGGACACCATCGGAGGCTACAATGCGTTGTTGGAAAAGCAGAAGAAAGAGTCGGGAGAAGCGGTGTTGACAACGGTCCTCTTTGACGACCACTACGAATTGCTCCACGACCGGATCAACCTTCGAGGCATTGCGCCCATCACCGACAAGGAATATTATGTGAGGGGAACGACGGCGCTTCTTGATGCCATCGGAAAGACCATCCACAAGATCGACAACGCCCAAAAGCATACGGCAGAAGAAGAACGGGCGGAACACGTCATGTTCGTCATCACCACCGACGGTATGGAAAATGCAAGCAGGGAGTACACTTACGACAAGATCAAATACATGATCGAACGGCAAAAGACCAAATACAACTGGGAGTTCCTGTTCCTTGGAGCCAACATGGATGCAGTGGACACGGCACAGCGCTTCGGCATCGATCCGGATCGTGCGGCCACCTATCATGCAGACAAGGAAGGAACCATGCTCAACTACCAGGTGATCAGCGAGACCGTCAGCAGGATACGTTCCGACAAGGTCATTGCAAAAGACTGGAAGAAAGCCATCGACAAGGATTTTAAAAAGCGGGGAAAAAATTGA
- a CDS encoding O-acetyl-ADP-ribose deacetylase, producing MPLEIIRNDITKMHVDAIVNAANTSLLGGGGVDGAIHRAAGPKLLEECRTLGGCPVGEAKITKGYDLPAKYVIHTVGPIWSGGKENEPVLLAKAYGNSLALALEYKLESVAFPLISTGAYGYPKDQALKIAISVIGDFLLQHDMLVYLVVFDRGSFTLSEKLFASIEEFIDDRFVEEQPVYNNERIHDHRLLQYEKSISHEEALQPVKKAKRKLDELVDQMDETFSQMLLRLIDEKGMTDAQAYKKANIDRKLFSKIRNDMGYKPSKPTVLAFAIALQLSLDETEDLLRRAGFALSHSSKFDIIVEYFIQEANYNVFEINEALFAFDQNLLGAC from the coding sequence ATGCCACTGGAAATCATCCGAAACGACATCACAAAAATGCATGTGGATGCCATCGTCAATGCTGCCAATACATCCTTGCTTGGCGGAGGAGGAGTGGATGGAGCCATCCATCGGGCAGCTGGTCCAAAGTTGTTGGAAGAATGCCGGACTCTCGGCGGATGTCCTGTTGGAGAGGCAAAAATCACCAAAGGCTATGATCTGCCTGCCAAATATGTGATCCACACCGTAGGTCCCATTTGGAGTGGTGGGAAAGAAAACGAACCCGTATTGCTGGCAAAGGCTTATGGCAATTCCCTGGCCCTGGCTCTAGAGTATAAGCTGGAGAGCGTTGCTTTTCCGCTGATCTCGACAGGTGCCTATGGTTATCCCAAAGACCAGGCATTAAAGATCGCCATATCCGTCATCGGAGACTTCCTCCTCCAACATGACATGCTGGTGTATCTGGTGGTTTTTGACCGAGGATCCTTTACCTTGTCCGAAAAATTGTTTGCATCCATCGAAGAATTCATTGACGACCGCTTCGTAGAGGAACAACCCGTCTACAACAACGAGCGGATCCACGATCACCGGCTCCTGCAATATGAAAAAAGCATCTCTCATGAAGAGGCGCTTCAGCCGGTCAAGAAAGCAAAGCGGAAACTGGATGAACTGGTGGATCAAATGGATGAAACCTTTTCCCAGATGCTTTTGCGTCTGATCGACGAGAAGGGAATGACGGATGCACAAGCCTACAAAAAAGCCAACATCGACCGAAAGTTGTTTTCCAAGATCCGAAACGACATGGGCTACAAACCCAGCAAACCAACTGTTCTGGCTTTTGCCATCGCCTTGCAGTTGAGTTTGGATGAGACGGAGGATCTTTTGCGACGTGCCGGATTTGCCTTGTCCCACAGCAGCAAATTTGACATCATCGTGGAGTATTTCATCCAGGAAGCCAATTACAACGTATTCGAGATCAACGAAGCCCTGTTTGCCTTTGATCAAAATCTTCTAGGCGCCTGTTGA
- a CDS encoding DEAD/DEAH box helicase family protein — protein sequence MISERAITSRLIHHMDLNPTEIKGIDMIVSFIQWSGYQLIEPILISALEHNIPVRVLTSTYLNVTDPTALLSMYYLLGENSLRLYNGDAPSFHPKAYFFHGKDTVNSRVFIGSSNLSKAALTNGVEWNYILEGARDEKAVENYKSAFDQLFTFESYPLTKDKIEDYRDNYVQPLTQKYKMHVNKHYTDNQGNRDIFKDNSAINESLPIYLISKSKDPFEPNSAQKEALLELANTREEGNEKALVVAATGIGKTYLAAFDSIQYENVLFVAHREEILNQAYHTFAKIRGEDGLGRLFAGYKDFHAKILFASVQSLSKKENLEKFDAAFFEYEIIDEIHHGAASSYRKILDHFKPEFMLGLTATPHRMDQKDIYELCDFNSVYEVDLFSAINRGWLVPYKYYGIYDGSVNYENITFLKGKYVEKELEKALSINTRAELIYKNYLKYRGKSALAFCVSIDHAEFMADYFNKMGIRSSCIHSDSSRKNYCDRKIGIEKLKNGKLDVIFSVDMLNEGVDIPYLDLLLFLRPTESPVVFLQQLGRGLRKAQGKSEIKVLDFIGNFKNVDLIPLLLGRRNASLKDFVRSKGDSSILPFDCHVDFDFEVIDLFEKVLNSRRKLQDMVQDWYFACKEEGEDSKSVPSRVEFFSWLDNQKYQLLVQNSKQNPFKDFVSYIVKWEDDALDDDFLGTNEHEFLKIVENTNMSRLYKLPVIASFIGDKGISRSVDKPLIIETFKTFYQNNRNKLDLVRFNNTKNTGSFTDEDWWKTIKSNPIHFLCKTHGDIFSFQDEQLHIRLNFSWCSSDGKKESERTQWFVDQINDALQFRRNEFLDRRLSKSK from the coding sequence ATGATATCTGAACGAGCAATAACAAGCCGATTGATCCATCATATGGATCTTAATCCAACGGAAATCAAGGGAATAGACATGATCGTCTCCTTTATTCAATGGTCAGGGTATCAATTGATTGAACCAATCTTGATATCTGCATTGGAACACAACATACCTGTCCGAGTGTTGACCAGTACATACTTGAACGTCACGGATCCTACGGCGCTATTGTCCATGTACTATCTCCTGGGTGAGAATTCTCTACGATTGTATAACGGAGATGCTCCCAGCTTTCATCCAAAAGCGTATTTCTTTCATGGAAAAGACACGGTAAACAGCCGGGTGTTTATTGGGAGTTCAAATTTATCAAAAGCTGCTTTAACCAATGGGGTGGAGTGGAATTACATCCTTGAAGGAGCTAGAGATGAAAAAGCTGTTGAGAATTACAAAAGTGCGTTTGATCAACTCTTCACCTTTGAATCTTATCCTCTGACTAAAGATAAAATTGAGGACTATAGGGACAACTATGTTCAACCGTTGACGCAAAAGTATAAAATGCATGTAAATAAGCACTATACGGATAATCAGGGCAATAGAGACATATTTAAAGATAATTCTGCAATAAACGAATCCTTGCCGATCTATTTGATATCCAAGTCTAAAGATCCTTTTGAGCCGAACAGCGCCCAAAAGGAAGCACTGTTGGAGTTGGCCAACACGAGAGAGGAAGGAAATGAAAAAGCACTGGTTGTAGCAGCTACAGGGATCGGGAAAACGTATTTGGCTGCTTTTGATTCAATACAATACGAAAACGTCCTGTTTGTTGCACACCGGGAAGAAATATTGAATCAGGCATATCATACTTTTGCAAAAATTCGGGGAGAAGACGGACTGGGGCGATTATTTGCCGGTTATAAAGATTTTCACGCAAAGATCTTATTTGCTTCCGTGCAGTCGCTGAGTAAAAAAGAGAATCTGGAAAAGTTTGATGCTGCTTTTTTTGAATATGAAATCATAGACGAGATCCATCATGGTGCGGCAAGTTCCTATCGAAAAATTCTGGATCATTTTAAACCTGAATTCATGTTGGGATTGACGGCAACTCCTCACAGGATGGACCAGAAAGACATTTACGAACTGTGTGATTTTAACAGTGTCTATGAAGTGGATCTGTTCAGTGCCATCAACAGAGGTTGGCTGGTTCCATACAAATATTATGGTATTTATGATGGCAGTGTGAACTATGAGAATATAACTTTTTTGAAGGGAAAGTATGTTGAGAAAGAACTGGAGAAAGCACTCTCCATCAACACCAGGGCAGAGCTTATTTATAAGAATTATTTGAAATACCGGGGCAAGAGCGCTTTGGCTTTTTGTGTGAGTATCGACCATGCAGAGTTTATGGCGGATTATTTCAACAAGATGGGGATCAGGAGCAGTTGTATTCATAGTGACAGCAGCAGAAAAAATTATTGTGACCGGAAAATTGGGATTGAGAAGTTGAAAAATGGAAAATTGGATGTCATTTTCTCGGTGGACATGCTTAACGAAGGAGTGGACATTCCATATCTTGACTTGTTGCTGTTTTTACGGCCGACGGAATCACCAGTCGTCTTTTTACAGCAATTGGGTAGGGGACTTCGGAAGGCACAAGGCAAGTCGGAAATCAAAGTTCTTGATTTTATTGGAAATTTCAAAAATGTAGATTTGATTCCTTTACTTTTGGGCAGGAGAAACGCTTCCTTGAAAGACTTTGTTCGGAGTAAAGGGGATAGTAGCATTTTACCTTTTGATTGTCATGTGGATTTTGATTTTGAAGTGATCGATTTATTTGAAAAGGTTCTAAACAGCCGAAGGAAGCTTCAGGATATGGTCCAAGATTGGTACTTTGCCTGCAAGGAGGAAGGGGAAGATTCGAAGTCGGTACCGAGTCGAGTGGAGTTCTTTTCCTGGTTGGATAATCAAAAGTATCAGTTGTTGGTGCAGAATTCAAAACAAAATCCCTTTAAGGATTTCGTTTCATACATAGTTAAGTGGGAAGATGATGCTCTTGATGATGATTTTTTGGGAACGAATGAACATGAATTCTTGAAAATTGTTGAAAATACGAATATGAGTCGTTTGTATAAACTTCCGGTAATAGCAAGTTTTATTGGAGATAAAGGGATCAGTAGATCTGTTGATAAACCATTGATCATAGAGACATTTAAAACCTTCTATCAAAACAACCGAAACAAGCTGGATCTGGTCCGATTCAATAACACGAAAAATACTGGATCATTTACTGATGAGGATTGGTGGAAAACGATCAAGAGCAATCCGATCCATTTCTTATGTAAAACCCACGGTGACATCTTTTCATTCCAAGACGAACAGCTCCATATTCGCCTGAATTTTTCCTGGTGTTCATCAGATGGTAAGAAGGAATCGGAAAGAACCCAGTGGTTTGTTGATCAAATCAATGATGCGCTGCAATTTCGACGCAATGAATTCCTAGATAGAAGACTTTCAAAATCCAAATGA
- a CDS encoding putative immunity protein, whose amino-acid sequence MPKYRKTLNDLKAPYIKDLMKQIETQSKDTLILWAVQYSKIVMLPIWLKYRPEDERPQNALDSALKWKDKIIKLPEAKKAILSCHQAARESEEIPMAQGVARAMAHSASTIHSARHCIGLALYGALAVAYETLGTDAKWEALEECAAQECGRMLEYLKEISIEKEENPAKIFWKD is encoded by the coding sequence GTGCCGAAATACAGGAAGACACTCAACGACCTGAAAGCTCCATATATCAAGGATTTGATGAAACAGATCGAGACGCAAAGCAAAGATACGCTGATTTTGTGGGCAGTTCAATACAGTAAAATTGTCATGCTTCCCATATGGCTCAAATATCGACCAGAGGATGAGCGGCCGCAAAATGCGCTGGACTCCGCATTGAAATGGAAGGACAAGATCATCAAATTGCCGGAAGCAAAGAAGGCAATTCTAAGTTGTCACCAAGCCGCCAGGGAATCGGAAGAAATCCCAATGGCGCAGGGAGTAGCCCGGGCAATGGCACACAGTGCATCAACGATCCATTCCGCCAGGCACTGCATCGGTTTGGCTCTTTATGGAGCTCTGGCAGTAGCCTATGAGACGTTGGGTACCGATGCAAAGTGGGAAGCGTTGGAAGAATGCGCGGCACAAGAGTGTGGGCGGATGTTGGAGTATCTAAAAGAGATTTCCATAGAAAAGGAAGAAAATCCGGCAAAGATTTTTTGGAAGGATTGA